AGAGCCAGCGGCGGTGCAGTTCGGGGTCGCGCGCGGCGGCCTCGGCGAAGGTCAACCCTTCCCACGCCCCAAAGTCCGTCTCGATGAGGTCTTCGTCGACCGTCACCTCAAGGCCGAGCGCCCGGGCCGCCGTCGTCGCGGTGTCGTGAGCGCGCTGCAACGGAGAGGAGATCACCGCGGCAATCCCGCGGCGTTGGTTCAGGTAGCGTGCCGCCAAACCCGCTTGGCGCCAACCGACTTCGTTCAGCGGCGGGTCACCTCGACCGGAGTAGCGGCGCTGCGCCGAGAACTCGGTCTGCCCGTGTCGCAACAGCAACAGCCTGGTCGGGGTGCCGCGCGCGCCGGTCCAACCCGGCCCGGTGGTGGTGTCGGCCGGAGTCTGCGCCGCCGCCTTACGGGCGGATTCGTTGAGCGGCACCGAGACCTTGTCGATCCGGCGGTCGGTCTGGGCCGCCGCGTCCATGGCCTCGTTGGCCAGCCGGTCGGCGAACGCGTTCTGCTCGCGGGGAATCCATGAATAGCTGATCCGGCGAAACCGCGATGCCAGTGCTTGCGCCTGAGCGTGCAGCTCGACCAGATCGGGGTGTTTGACCTTCCAGCGCCCCGACATCTGCTCGATCACCAGCTTGGAGTCCATCAGGACCGACACCTCGGTGGCGCCTATCTTCACGGCGTCGTCCAGCCCGGCGATTAGACCCCGGTACTCGGCGACGTTGTTCGTGGCTCGGCCGATGGCCTGCTTGGACTCGGCCAGCACCGTCAGGTGATCCGCGCTGAACACCACCGCGCCGTAGCCGGCGGGCCCGGGGTTACCCCGCGAGCCACCGTCGGCTTCGATGACGACTTTCACCGCTCAAAGTCCTTGACTCGCAATAGGATCGCACCACATTCCGGGCAGCGCAGCACCTCGTCTTCGGCTGCCGAGGTGATCTGGGCCAGTTCGCTGCGACCAATCTCGATCCGGCAAGCCCCGCACCGATGCCCCTGTAGCTGCCCGGCACCCGGCCCACCCCCGGCGCGCAGCCGTTCGTAGAGGGCCGCGAGGTCTGGGTTCAGCGTCGCGACTAGTGCGTCGCGGCGGGAGCTGTGGTCGGCGCGGGTCTGGTCGATCTCGGCCATGGCCGCGTCGAGGGCCTGTTGGGCGTCGGCCAGGTCGGCTTGCAGAGCTGCTACGGCTGTGTCTTCAATGGCTTGCTGCGCCTGCAATTCCTCCCGGCGTTCCATGACCTCCAGTAACGAGTCCTCCAGGTTTGCCTGCCGCCGCTGCAGGGTCTCCAACTCGTGCTGCAGGTCGGCCTGCTGTTTGGCGTCGGCGGCGCCAGCGGCCAGCAGCGACCGGTCGCGGTCCTCACGCTTGCGCACCGCCTCGACCTCGGACTCCAGACGCGACACCTCGGCGTCCATGTCGTCCACCGCGATCCGCACGGCCCCGAGCCGATCACTGGCGGCATTGTGCTCGCCCTGCACCCGCTCGTAGGCCTCCCGCGCCGGCAGATGGTTGGCCCGATGCGCGATCCGAGACAGCTCGGCATCCAACGTCGCCAGTTCCAGGAGCGAACGCTGCTGCGCCACTTCGGCTTTCATCAATTATCTCCAGGTCTCTTGCTCAGCACTGGTGCCCCGTACCCAGATTCCACGGGTCGGTGCGCAGGGTGGATATCCCCACCCGCAGCGACCCACCAAACCGCGATCTCAGCATCCCCGCCGCCTGAGCGCACCACGGGAATTCACTAGCCCAATGTGCCACGTCGACCAAGGCCACCTGGGAGGCCCGGACATGCTCGTCGGCCGGATGGTGTCGCAGGTCGGACGTGACGTATGCCTGCACCCCGGCGGTGGCGACCGCGTCCAGGAGCGAGTCGCCGGCTCCCCCGCATACCGCGACCCGCGACACCGACTGGTCGGGGTCACCCGCGGCGCGTACCCCCCATGACGTCGGCGGCAACGCGGCGCCCACGCGCGCGACGAACTCGCGCAGGGTTTCGGGTTGGCTCAGCGTGCCGATGCGGCCGAGCCCGGTGTCAGCGGGCAGCGCCGCCATGGTGAAGACGTCGAAGGCCGGCTCTTCGTAGTGATGTGCGCGGCGCATTGCGGCCAGCACCGCTGCCCGCGAGTGCGCGGGTGCGACGACCTCGACGCGGTCCTCGGTCACCCTTTCGACAGTGCCGATGCTGCCGATCGCCGGGTTGGCCCCATCGAGCGCAAGGAACTGTCCGATTCCCGTCACGCTCCAACTGCAGTGCGAATAGTCACCGATCTGACCGGCACCCGCGGCGAAGACCGCCTCGCGCACGGCGTCGGCGTTCTGCTGCGGCACGTAGATGACCCACTTGTCCAGGTCGGTGGTGGCCGGCGAACGGTTCAAGACGGCTTCCACGGTAAGCCCGAGCGCGTGGGCCAGCGCGTCGGACACCCCCGGCACCGCCGAGTCGGCGTTGGTGTGCGCAGTGAACAGGGATCGGCCCGAACGGATGAGCCGGTGGATCAGTGCCCCCTTGGGCGTGCTCGCCGCCACCGTGTCCACGCCGCGCAGCAGCAGCGGATGGTGCGCCAGCAAGAGGCCGCCGCCGGGCACCTGGTCGACGACGGCCGGTGTCGCGTCGACCGCGACCGTCACCGACTCGATCGCGTCGTCCGGGTCCCCGCACACCAGTCCGACCGAGTCCCACGCCTCGGCCAGTTGCGGCGGATACGCCTCGTCCAG
The nucleotide sequence above comes from Mycobacterium vicinigordonae. Encoded proteins:
- a CDS encoding bifunctional RNase H/acid phosphatase, translated to MKVVIEADGGSRGNPGPAGYGAVVFSADHLTVLAESKQAIGRATNNVAEYRGLIAGLDDAVKIGATEVSVLMDSKLVIEQMSGRWKVKHPDLVELHAQAQALASRFRRISYSWIPREQNAFADRLANEAMDAAAQTDRRIDKVSVPLNESARKAAAQTPADTTTGPGWTGARGTPTRLLLLRHGQTEFSAQRRYSGRGDPPLNEVGWRQAGLAARYLNQRRGIAAVISSPLQRAHDTATTAARALGLEVTVDEDLIETDFGAWEGLTFAEAAARDPELHRRWLYDTGTLPPGGESFDDVLRRVRRGRDRIIAAHGGENVLVVSHVTPIKLLLRMALDAGSGMLYRLHLDLASLSIAEFYPDGASSVRLVNQTAYL
- a CDS encoding zinc ribbon domain-containing protein, with the translated sequence MKAEVAQQRSLLELATLDAELSRIAHRANHLPAREAYERVQGEHNAASDRLGAVRIAVDDMDAEVSRLESEVEAVRKREDRDRSLLAAGAADAKQQADLQHELETLQRRQANLEDSLLEVMERREELQAQQAIEDTAVAALQADLADAQQALDAAMAEIDQTRADHSSRRDALVATLNPDLAALYERLRAGGGPGAGQLQGHRCGACRIEIGRSELAQITSAAEDEVLRCPECGAILLRVKDFER
- a CDS encoding Nif3-like dinuclear metal center hexameric protein, giving the protein MSVRLADVISVLDEAYPPQLAEAWDSVGLVCGDPDDAIESVTVAVDATPAVVDQVPGGGLLLAHHPLLLRGVDTVAASTPKGALIHRLIRSGRSLFTAHTNADSAVPGVSDALAHALGLTVEAVLNRSPATTDLDKWVIYVPQQNADAVREAVFAAGAGQIGDYSHCSWSVTGIGQFLALDGANPAIGSIGTVERVTEDRVEVVAPAHSRAAVLAAMRRAHHYEEPAFDVFTMAALPADTGLGRIGTLSQPETLREFVARVGAALPPTSWGVRAAGDPDQSVSRVAVCGGAGDSLLDAVATAGVQAYVTSDLRHHPADEHVRASQVALVDVAHWASEFPWCAQAAGMLRSRFGGSLRVGISTLRTDPWNLGTGHQC